From the Solanum stenotomum isolate F172 chromosome 4, ASM1918654v1, whole genome shotgun sequence genome, one window contains:
- the LOC125861894 gene encoding SKP1-like protein 1A, translating to MSTKVLTLKTCDGNEFVLDEAIAVRSQTIKNMVEDDCVSNVIPFPNVDSKIMTKVIEYRKKHLEEDISKDMLMAFEKAFVKVHHSILHALILAANFLNDKEILDMMCQEVIDSKNDFTPEEEEEIRKENAWAFE from the coding sequence ATGTCAACAAAGGTCTTAACTCTAAAGACTTGCGATGGTAACGAATTTGTACTTGATGAGGCGATAGCCGTGAGGTCACAAACTATCAAGAATATGGTTGAAGACGATTGTGTTTCAAACGTCATTCCCTTTCCTAATGTCGATAGCAAAATAATGACCAAAGTGATAGAATACCGGAAGAAACATTTGGAGGAAGACATCTCCAAAGACATGTTGATGGCGTTTGAGAAGGCTTTTGTGAAGGTGCACCACTCGATTTTACATGCTCTTATCTTAGCTGCTAATTTTCTTAACGATAAGGAGATATTGGATATGATGTGTCAAGAAGTTATTGATAGCAAGAATGATTTTACTccagaggaagaagaggagatccGTAAAGAGAATGCTTGGGCTTTTGAATGA